The genome window GGAGCATCCCCGTCGGCGCGGGCGCCTTCGCCGTCCTCACCCTGCTGCCGTTCGCGGACCAGGGTTGGCTGGAGTCCCGCCCGCACGCCGTCGTGTTCTGGATCGACGCGCTGACCTATCTGGTCTCGGCTTTGCTCATCGCCCGTATGGCACCCCTGAAGAAACCGACCGGCGTCGTGGTGGCAGGCACCAGCGCGGGACGTCTGCGAGACGCCGTGCACATTCCCCTGGTCCGCTCGATCATGCCCGCGGCCGCCGCGGTGGCACTCGGGCTCGGCGCGTTGTTCTCCCTGGGCCTGAGCCTCGTACTCGTGGAACTGGCGGCATCGAACCTGGAATTCGGAGTGCTGATCGCCGTCTTCGGCGTGGGGGCGGGCGCCGGCCTGATCATCGCCACCCAACTCGCGCTCCCGCTGATGGAGATGACCCGCTACGGCACCCTGACCATGGGCGCACTGGTGGCCTGCATGAGCCTCAGCCCCGTGCTCTGGCTGACCTATCTGGGTGCGTTCGGCTTCGGCCTGGCAGCGACGGTGGCGCTCACGTCGGGCATGACAGCCCTGCAATCCGGTACCACCGAGATAGAACGCGGCCTCGCGTTCGCCGCCTTCCACATGGTCATCCGGATGGCGCTGGGGCTTGCCGCCGTGGTGGCCGGTGCGATCCGCGACGCTCTCGACGAGGTGACGATCTTCGATTTCTGGACGCTCAGCGGGACCCGGCTCGTTCTCCTGGCTTCGGGAATCCTCGTCGTGGGCAGCGCTGTGGCGGTGCGCGCCGGATCGCTCGAAGATCCGGATACGAATAACGCTTCGTGACCGTCCTGACACGTGCTGCAGCAACCGGGCGCGCCCGCCTGCCGGGCGTCTCGGGGCCGGCGGTGACGGCGTGACGGTCGCGGTCGTCACCGACAGCGCCGCCGCACTCCCGCCGGCGATGCAGCGGGACCTGGACATCAGCGTCGTGCCGATCCTGCTCACCGTCGACGGGAGGGAGATCGCCGACGACGCCCTGCCGCCGCACGAACTCCTCGCCGCGGGCACCCTGAGTACCGCGGCGCCGAGCGCCGGCGCATTCACCCGCGCCGTGCGCGAACGCCAGAGTCCCGACGGCGTGCTGGTGCTGACCCTCTCGGACAAGCTGTCGAGCAGCCACCGGGCGGCCGTGCTCGGCGCACGAGAGGCCGAGGGTTCCACGATCGTGGTGGACACCGCCAACGCGGCGGGCGCCCAGGCCCTGGCCGTGCACGCCGCGGCCGTCGCCGCACGGCGCGGCGCCGGCCTGGCCGAGGCGGCGGACATCGCCCGCCGCGTCGCCGCACGAGCGCGCCTCATCGGCGTGCTCGGCAGCCTCGAACAACTCGTGCGAAGCGGGCGGATCCCCTCGATGGCCGGCCGGGCCGGGGATCGGCTGGGGGTCCGACCGATGTTCGACGTGCACGACGGTCGGATCCGGCGGCTGCTGCCGAGCCGCAACACGGAGACCGCCCACCGGCGCATCCTGGATCAGTGGCGCCAGAGTCGCCCGGCCGAGGTCCGCGCCCTGCACGTCGCCGCCGTCCACGCCGGCGCGCCCACCGATGCCGAGGCCCTCCTGGCGGCAGTGACAGCGGAGACCGAGCCGGCCACGGCGTTCATCGGCGGCTTCGGCGGGGCACTGGTCGCCACCGCCGGCGTGGGGGTCTCGGGACTCGCCTGGTGGTGGGAGACGCCCGAGGATCCGCTCTAGGTCAGCCTGCCCGCACGCCCGGCGCCGGCGCCTCCGAGAGGCCGTGCGCGCAGCGGCCGTCGGCGGTGACGGTGAGGATCTCGGCACCGTCGGCGGTCACCAGGAGCGTGTGCTCGAACTGCGCGCTGCGCGACCGGTCGGCCGTCACCGCCGTCCAACCGTCGTTCCACAACTCCACCTGCGGGCTGCCGAGCGTGAGCATCGGTTCGATCGTGAAGGTCATGCCCTCGGCCAGCGGCGTCGAGTTGCGCGGATCGTGATAGTGCGGGATCTGCAGGTTGCCGTGGAAGTCGGTCCCCACGCCGTGGCCCACGAACTCGCGCACCACCCCGAGACCGCCCGGACGCGCCACGCCTTCGATTGCCCTGCCGATCTCGCTGACCGGCACGCCGGGCGCCACCACCGAGATCGCCGCCTGCAGCGCCCGCAGCGTCCCGCTCACGAGCCGGCGGCTCGGGGCGTCCACCTCGCCGGCGCAGAACATGGCCGAGGTGTCGCCGTGCACCCCATCGAGGTACACGGTCACGTCGATGTTCACGATGTCGCCGGCAACCAGCGGACGGCTGTCGGGAATGCCGTGGCAGATGACCTCGTTCACCGACGTGCAGACCGATTTCGGGAAGGTGCGGTACCCGAGCGGGCTGGGGTAGGCACCTCGGGCGAGCACCTCGGCGTGGACGACCTCGTCGATGGCGTCGGTGGTGACACCGGGAGAGACCTGCCGGCCGGCAATGAGCAGGATCTCCGCGGCCGCCGCCCCCGCGCGGCGCATCGCCTCGATCTCCGCCTGCGAGCGCACCGGCGACATGCGCGCCGGTCCCGGCTCCCCGCGCGCGTTGCGAACATACGGCGGGCGGGCAATGTGGCGAGGCACCGGTCGGGGCGGCCCGACGATGCCCGGCTGCACCGAGGCGGACCGCACCAGCGGCCGCCGCTTGCGCTTGGCCACTCCCCTACACCGCGGCCGGGTCGCCCGGCGGCGGCGCGGGCCAGACCGGCGGCGGCGCGGGCCAGACCGGCGGCGGCGCGGGCCAGACCGGCGGGCGCTTCTCGAGGAACGCCCCGATGCCCTCCTGAGCGTCGTCCATGGCGGCGTTGGCGGCCATGACCTGACGCGTGTACTCGTAGGCCTCGGGCTCGGCGCGATCGAGTTGCTCGTAGAAGGCCCTCTTGCCGATCGCCAGCACGCCGGCGCTGAAGCGGCCGATCCGTCCGGCCAGGTCGGCCACCGCCTCCTGCAGCTCCCCGGCGGGCACCACCCTGTTCACCAAACCCCACTCAGCCGCGGTGGCGGCGTCGATGGGGTCACCGGTGAGCAGCATCTCCAGAGCCCGCTTGCGCCCGATGGCACGCGACAGCGGCACCATGGGCACCGAGCAGAACAGGCCGATGCGCACCCCGGGCACGGCGAAGCGGCTCCGGTCGGTCGCCACGACAAGGTCGCAGGCCGCCACCACCTGGCAGCCGGCCGCGGTGGCGATGCCGTCCACGGCGGCCACCACCGGTTGCGGCACGCTGCGGATCATCGCCATCAACTCGCAGCACACGTCGAAGAGCTCCTCGTAGAAGGCGTCGGAGCGGTCCACCATCTCTGCCAGGTCGTGACCGGCGCTGAAGGCGGGGGACGTCCCCGAGACGACGATCACCCGCACCGCGGGATCGGCACCGAACCCACCGACCGCGGTGATGAGATCGCGCAGCACCGCCAGGCTGAGCGGATTGCGACGTGCGGGATTGTCCAGCAGCACCTCGCCGATGTCGCCGTTACGGCTCACGCGCACATGGCCCGTGGCCTGCGATCCGTTGCCCCCGGCCATGCGGCCAGCCTAACGGCGCGCCACCTGCGCCGCCCGGGAGGCCGTGCCGCTCACACAGGTGATCTACACCGAGTCTGACCTGCTGCGGCAGACCAACGGCAGAATATTCGGCACTGTAAACGTTGTTTCAATCAGTTTCATGTATTATCTGATGCATGAAACTGTGTGCAAGACGGCTGATTACGCTTCTGTCCGGCGCGATGCGGCGCGGGCCGAGCACAGGCGGCGCGGCGATCGGGCTCGTCGCCGCAATCATTCTGACCCCGGCCTGCGTGTCAGGTGGGCAGGACGCCACCGACGGCGCCGCCGCTCTCGCGCACCTGGCGGCGGCTTCGGCCGGCCACCCGCTGTCCCCGCTGTCAGCCGGGGAGGCCGGCCACACCCCCGGCGCGCCCGCACACAACGGATACCTTCGCGGATCGCCGGGTGAACCCGACGATCCTGCAACCGTCGACCATCCACCGGGCCCGGCGATTCCCGAAGAGCCACAGCCGGGATGGAGTCCTGAGGCCGTTCGAGCCGGCCACGCCCGCGGTGGCACCGGGATCCCGGCGCCCGAGAGAGAACGCGGCGCATCCGCCGCCACCACGTCGCCGGGACCGGTCGAGGTGCTGCCCGGACCGTCGGCGCCTGACGGGCCGGAACGCGAGTGGGCGGCACCGCACGGACCGGTGATGCTCGCATCCTCGCGCCACGGTGAGGAGCCACCTGCCGATGTCGCCGGCGCGATCCTCGACGCCTACACCGCGTTCTGGGACAGCTACTGGGCTGCGGCCAGCCATCCGGTGAACCCCGACCATCCGGGGATCGGAAGGCACAGCGTCGAGCCGCTGCGCAGCCGAACCGTCGGCGTACTGCGTGGGCGCGTGGCCGAGGGCGTCGCCCTGCGCCTCCCCGGCGATCACGGTGCCGGCCGGGTCGTCCACATCGAGGGCTGGGACGCCGACAGCGCCGAGGTCCTGGACTGCTTCGTGGACACCGCCGTCCTCTACGAGGTGGCGACGGGTCGCGTGCGCAACGACGAGCACGCCACCGTGGTGCATCTGGCGCTGATGCGGCGCCAGGGCGGCACTTGGCGCGTGGCGGAGATCTTCGAACAGGCGATTCACACAGGAAGGACGGACGGATGCATCCTGCAGACCAACACTCACTGGCGGCCGGCACCCCCCGGAACCGCGCTCGCGTCACCGGTCGGATCAGAACGCGACGGCGTCGCGGGCACGTCGCGGTCGCCCTGGTGACAGCCGCCGGGGCGCTGTCTGTGGGGGCGCCCGCCGTCGCCGCGGCCGACTCGACCGAGGTCGAGAACTGCAGCGACGGCAAAAACTTCTGCTCGACACTCACCGTCGAGCGCCCCACGGTCGAGGAACCGCCGCCGAAGAACACAGGCAGCAGCCTCAACTACTGCGGACCCTTCTACCTCCAGGACGACGGCACCTACAACGTCGACATCTGCGACTCCGACGGCAAGTACATCCAGACCCTCAACCTGGCTCCGAGCAAGTCGCGGCCCCGCCCTGGCCAGTCCTCGGTCATCTCGTCGGCGATGGGAGCGCTCAACCCGCCTCGACCGACGATCCACACCTCGCCGGGCTACCGGAAGGGGTTGCTGGTGCAGACCCCGACGTGGCTCTGGCTGCCGCCGTCGTACTGGCGCACCTACAGCACCACGATCATGGTCTGGGGGTACGTGGTCACGATCTTCGCCACACCCACCGTGGTGCGTTGGAAAATGGGCAACGGCGACGCGATCACCTGCCTGGGCCCGGGCACCCCGTGGATCCCGGGTTTCAGCGACACGCTCAGCACCTGCAGGTACACCTACCGGCACTCCTCCGACGGTGCCCCGAGGGACCGCTACAAGATCACCGCCACCGTCACCTTCGTGGGCAGTTTCACGACCGTGGGCCTCGGCGGCATGCGCGGCCCGCTGGGAGCGGTGACCCGCAGTTCGTCCGTCTACGCCCCCGTGGCGGAGATCCAGGGTCTGGTGGTGTGAACCTACGGCAGTCGGCGGGGAGCCTGCGGCCCCATAGGCTCGGGCCGTACCCGCCCAGGCGCCCGGGAGGCCCGCATGTTCACCGCCCTGCTGCTCTCCAAGACCGAAGACGGATTCCAGCACAGCATCAGCCGGCTCGCCGAGGATCAGCTCCCGGACCACGAGGTGACCGTCGCCGTGGACTATTCCACGGTCAACTATAAGGACGGCCTGGCGATCTGCAACGGCGCGCCGGTGGTGCGCAACTGGCCGCTCGTGCCGGGCATCGACCTGGCAGGTGTCGTCGAGGCAAGCGATCACCCCGACTGGCAACCCGGCGACCGCGTGACCGTGAACGGCTGGGACCTCGGCGAGAAGCACTGGGGCGGCATGGCCACCAAGGCGCGTGTCGAGGCCGGCTGGCTGACGCGCCTGCCCGCCGGCATCGACACGCGCGCCGCGGCCGCCATCGGCACCGCCGGCTACACCGCCATGCTGTGCGTGATGGCCCTGGAGGACCACGGCGCCGGCCCCGAGGGCGGCCCGGTCGTCGTCACCGGCGCCGCCGGGGGCGTCGGCAGCGTGGCGGTCGCCGTGCTGGCCAAACTGGGCTACGAGGTGGTGGCCTCCACCGGTCGGGCGGACAGCGAGGGCGACTACCTGCGCAGCCTCGGCGCCGCGGCCATCATCGACCGCAGCGAGTTGAGCGAGCCCGGCGGGCGACCCATGGCGAGGCCCCGCTGGGCGGCCGGCGTGGACACCGTCGGCAGCCACACGCTCGTGAACCTCATCGCGGCGCTCGAGCCCGAGGGCTGTGTGGCCGCCTGCGGCCTGGCCGGCGGCTCGGATCTCTCCGGCACCGTGTTCCCGTTCATCCTCCGGGGGGCGAGCCTGCTGGGGGTCAACTGCGTCTACCAGCCGGCCGCGCGCCGGACCGAGGCCTGGCAGAGGCTGGCCACCGACCTCGACGGAGGCACCCTGGAGTCCATCACCAGCGAGGTGCCCCTGGGGGAGGTGCCCCGGGTGGCCGCTGACATCCTCGCCGGGGCGGTGCGGGGCCGGGTCGTGGTGGACGTGAACGCCTGAGAATCAGACCCGGCGAGGCGGTACGCTGCGGCCCGGCGGCCCGGGGCGGCGACAGCGACAGTCCCTCC of bacterium contains these proteins:
- a CDS encoding enoyl-CoA hydratase, with the translated sequence MAGGNGSQATGHVRVSRNGDIGEVLLDNPARRNPLSLAVLRDLITAVGGFGADPAVRVIVVSGTSPAFSAGHDLAEMVDRSDAFYEELFDVCCELMAMIRSVPQPVVAAVDGIATAAGCQVVAACDLVVATDRSRFAVPGVRIGLFCSVPMVPLSRAIGRKRALEMLLTGDPIDAATAAEWGLVNRVVPAGELQEAVADLAGRIGRFSAGVLAIGKRAFYEQLDRAEPEAYEYTRQVMAANAAMDDAQEGIGAFLEKRPPVWPAPPPVWPAPPPVWPAPPPGDPAAV
- a CDS encoding oxidoreductase, encoding MFTALLLSKTEDGFQHSISRLAEDQLPDHEVTVAVDYSTVNYKDGLAICNGAPVVRNWPLVPGIDLAGVVEASDHPDWQPGDRVTVNGWDLGEKHWGGMATKARVEAGWLTRLPAGIDTRAAAAIGTAGYTAMLCVMALEDHGAGPEGGPVVVTGAAGGVGSVAVAVLAKLGYEVVASTGRADSEGDYLRSLGAAAIIDRSELSEPGGRPMARPRWAAGVDTVGSHTLVNLIAALEPEGCVAACGLAGGSDLSGTVFPFILRGASLLGVNCVYQPAARRTEAWQRLATDLDGGTLESITSEVPLGEVPRVAADILAGAVRGRVVVDVNA
- a CDS encoding DegV family protein, coding for MTVAVVTDSAAALPPAMQRDLDISVVPILLTVDGREIADDALPPHELLAAGTLSTAAPSAGAFTRAVRERQSPDGVLVLTLSDKLSSSHRAAVLGAREAEGSTIVVDTANAAGAQALAVHAAAVAARRGAGLAEAADIARRVAARARLIGVLGSLEQLVRSGRIPSMAGRAGDRLGVRPMFDVHDGRIRRLLPSRNTETAHRRILDQWRQSRPAEVRALHVAAVHAGAPTDAEALLAAVTAETEPATAFIGGFGGALVATAGVGVSGLAWWWETPEDPL
- a CDS encoding MFS transporter, translated to MSSLRRVLGGTDFRRLLVGQGVSGLGDWMATFALMALAWEVTSSTSAVGGILTLRLLPAALGGTVAARVSLRWDRRRTMLATDLLRAGIVAIIPLIAQLWWIYLWAFVLEAASVIFLSARDAAVPDLAEPDDLPTANSLMLGSSFGSIPVGAGAFAVLTLLPFADQGWLESRPHAVVFWIDALTYLVSALLIARMAPLKKPTGVVVAGTSAGRLRDAVHIPLVRSIMPAAAAVALGLGALFSLGLSLVLVELAASNLEFGVLIAVFGVGAGAGLIIATQLALPLMEMTRYGTLTMGALVACMSLSPVLWLTYLGAFGFGLAATVALTSGMTALQSGTTEIERGLAFAAFHMVIRMALGLAAVVAGAIRDALDEVTIFDFWTLSGTRLVLLASGILVVGSAVAVRAGSLEDPDTNNAS
- the map gene encoding type I methionyl aminopeptidase, producing the protein MAKRKRRPLVRSASVQPGIVGPPRPVPRHIARPPYVRNARGEPGPARMSPVRSQAEIEAMRRAGAAAAEILLIAGRQVSPGVTTDAIDEVVHAEVLARGAYPSPLGYRTFPKSVCTSVNEVICHGIPDSRPLVAGDIVNIDVTVYLDGVHGDTSAMFCAGEVDAPSRRLVSGTLRALQAAISVVAPGVPVSEIGRAIEGVARPGGLGVVREFVGHGVGTDFHGNLQIPHYHDPRNSTPLAEGMTFTIEPMLTLGSPQVELWNDGWTAVTADRSRSAQFEHTLLVTADGAEILTVTADGRCAHGLSEAPAPGVRAG